The nucleotide sequence GTGTGGGACGGCGACCGCGGGGAGTGGGTCGACCGCGACACCGGCCAGCCGCTGACCTCGTGGGCTGATGCCCTGGACCTCATCGACACCGACCCCGACGCCACCCCGGCGCACGTGGTCCGCTTCGGTGCCCAGGTCCACGCCGAAGGCGTCACCCCCGGCACCGTCCATGCCAACCGCACCATCGGCTACATCACGAAATACATCACCAAGTCCGCGGCCGACTGCCACAAGGCGGCCAGCGACCGCCAGCGGGACCACCTCGACCGGCTATGGCAACAGCTCCGGGTCACCCCGTGCAACGAGCGGTGCGCCAACTGGCTGCTCTACGGCATCCAACCGAAGAAGGCACACGGGCGCCTGCAAGCCGGCCGGTGCAAGGGCAAAGTCCACCAACGGGCCACCCTCGGCATCGGCGGCCGACGCATCCTCGTCTCCCGCGACTGGTCCGGAAAGACCCTCGCCGACCATCGCGCCGACGCCCGCGCCTGGGTCCGCCGACTCCTCGGCATCACCACCGGCGCCGACGACACCGACCCCGTCGACCAGGAAGACCCGCCCGTCTACGCCTGGGAACTCGCCCGCCCGGAAGACCCCGACATCCCACCCCTGCAACACCGACTCCTGCGAGCCCTGTCCCAGCGCGCCCAATGGAAAGCCGCCCTACTGGCCGCCAGAGACAGGCCGTCACCCGATCCAGCACTGCCCACCGACCAGCCCGCCTGACGGAGAGGACCACATGAGAACTCAGCCCCTGGCCCCGAAGTGGTACTCGCCCGCCGAGGTCGCCGCTCTGCTCGGCTTCGGCTTGTCGAAGGTCAAAATGAAGATCGCCACGGGTGAGCTGCGCTCGGTGAAGGACGGCAAGTACCGCCGGATCCTGCCGGAGTGGGTCGATGAGTACATCCGCGAGCAGGTCGAGCGGCAGGAGGCGGCCTGATGCCCGGACGCACCCGCGCCAACGGCGAAGGATCGATCTTCCCCTACCGCAACGGCTACGCCGCGTACGTCTGGGTTGACAAGCCGGACGGCAAGCGTGATCGCAAGTACGTCTATGGGCAGACCCGCGAGATCGTCCACGAGAAGTGGTTGAAGCTGCACCACCAGGCCAAGGCAGGGCCGGTGGCCACCCGGGTGCCGACGCTTGCCCGCTACCTCGGGTACTGGCTGGAAGAGATCGTGAAACCGAACCTGGCGCCGGCTACGTACGTCTCGTACGAGGGCTTCACCCGGCTCTACATTGTGCCGGGCATCGGCGCGAAGCGGCTCGACCGGTTGCAGGTCAAGGACGTGCAGACCTGGATCAACAAGGTTGCTCGGACGTGCCAGTGCTGCGCCCAGGGCAAGGACGCCGCCAGGCCGCCGGCCAAGCGACGCTGCTGCGCCCTCGGGTCGTGCTGCAACGCCGTCCCTTCCGACAGCGCGATCAAGGGCCTGCGGGCGACGCTGCGGGCCGCGCTCTCTCAGGCCGTGACGGAAGAGCTGGTCAGCAAGAACGTTGCGGCCCTGGTCAAGCTGCGTGCCACCCGCAAGAGGCCGGGCACGGCGTGGGACAGCGACGAGGCGCGCCGGTTCCTGGAAGCGGCACGGGCGGACAACGATCCGATGTATGCGGCATGGGTGCTGCTCCTGGTGCTCGGGCTGCGCCGTGGTGAACTTCTCGGCCTCGGCTGGGACGACATCGACCAGGCGACCGGCGAGCTCAACGTCTCCTGGCAGCTCCAGCGCATCGGCGGGCAGCTGGTGCGCCGCGAGACCAAGACGGCGGAATCCGACGCGTCGATGCCGCTGCCCGACATCTGTCGGACCGCCTTGGCCATTCGCCGCGCAGAGCAGGTAGCGGACCGGAAGGCGGCCGGCGAGGTGTGGCAGAAGTCGTCACTGGTGTTCACCACCCGATTCGGCACGCCGATTGAGCCGCGGAACTTCAACCGGGCCTGGGAAGCTCGGATCCGCCGCTATGGTCTCCGGGAGATCACTCCGCACGGCGCCCGGCGAACCTGCGCAAGCATCCTGGCCGATCTCGACGTGCATCCGCGGGTGGCGATGCAGATCCTCCGGCACGCCGATTTCAAGGTCACGATGGAGATCTACACGCGGGTCAGCTCGAAGCAGACT is from Micromonospora terminaliae and encodes:
- a CDS encoding excisionase family DNA-binding protein, whose product is MRTQPLAPKWYSPAEVAALLGFGLSKVKMKIATGELRSVKDGKYRRILPEWVDEYIREQVERQEAA
- a CDS encoding site-specific integrase, which produces MPGRTRANGEGSIFPYRNGYAAYVWVDKPDGKRDRKYVYGQTREIVHEKWLKLHHQAKAGPVATRVPTLARYLGYWLEEIVKPNLAPATYVSYEGFTRLYIVPGIGAKRLDRLQVKDVQTWINKVARTCQCCAQGKDAARPPAKRRCCALGSCCNAVPSDSAIKGLRATLRAALSQAVTEELVSKNVAALVKLRATRKRPGTAWDSDEARRFLEAARADNDPMYAAWVLLLVLGLRRGELLGLGWDDIDQATGELNVSWQLQRIGGQLVRRETKTAESDASMPLPDICRTALAIRRAEQVADRKAAGEVWQKSSLVFTTRFGTPIEPRNFNRAWEARIRRYGLREITPHGARRTCASILADLDVHPRVAMQILRHADFKVTMEIYTRVSSKQTREALKRLGDRMNGTESA